The following are from one region of the Muntiacus reevesi chromosome 3, mMunRee1.1, whole genome shotgun sequence genome:
- the C3H2orf78 gene encoding uncharacterized protein C2orf78 homolog, with protein sequence MERYSTIKKNEFVSSHEVHEPSAYYTSELPVTSDLCTGHKPLWLPSLKTSSSIISSSLVSAVNLSSSSLTMSENFQNPSVLGTQNSLQLSLPVLSNTAALTGSVCNLSRVSAPALSSAWLLPAGSSTSFQPLMGSAYLYQHSSTTMLSGVTGQSQLSTSAASYPGVSECDITRSTEEKSSSLGDFTVTVIDQDTAVSSMSMTAQYDKTSEVTSMVPLYPSLSANLVQGTPSQIPNQGHSLSLPHQERGQVYYCHQGTLGPLLSGELGPCLQSYGSVSHAGGRTSAQPEMVMVLKEIQPTNILPPASTSGIYYSVSAQPITETGFQVMETSLGMENSLESQPPSQTFCLSETSEFPRSCISRNIQILESNPPLELGDISMITPVQSASNLLALPPVPSQEQTENKNLDDIKTKFSKPLDAYQIPIENQDPPLVPLEISDIHELLASIDPLSQEEQLVSENENLGKNSLSFEDLGTLENRFDSSSGFADIATLVEDIHLPQFFHSLKDLDQSEPPKLIKAKDTSTVKVNQVQEKPNVIKAPSDQPRKNKHKASESVSDAPKAKIQPKNPECLLREEVITCNAAVGDKAPVNTVKQPNSKAQKAASRKINKAKSHGQEKTKRTRENKKAEEKKPSGNKVKAEEKPSIPKMKRKKNQPDFSQENFKKPRSCLGMHMLESVQVFHALGKKSDKKTGLNSSRVLGNSSNPKDPQPSPAIRSWLNTPCEGKGPNKTQVKAQKPDDSAGKECLSPARYELPPPGKVKLVPLPFPTLDKPQARPVPRRPQSVASHRPAVAYSAWPGSTNSAQPAAANASRPAPASLPGPAKPAQTTVTNPTRPGLTKPTCPGVPQSAAPRPVPYKTSSCTSLQRESVPPPVTKRQSPPKPQTQFLLQDFCFQPIPWRKPNVPEPVMSKPITKEQRPEREAMKRQAQLQRENAAKYTSLGKVQYFIEREKEMEIARYYGYAM encoded by the exons ATGGAAcgttactcaaccataaaaaagaatgaatttgtcaGTTCTCATGAGGTGCACGAACCTAGTGCTTATTatacaagtgaa TTACCAGTGACCAGTGACCTTTGTACTGGACACAAGCCACTTTGGCTGCCGTCACTCAAGACATCCTCTAGCATCATCTCCTCCTCCCTTGTATCTGCAGTtaatctttcctcttcttctctgACCATGTCAG AAAATTTCCAAAATCCATCTGTACTTGGAACCCAGAATTCTCTGCAGCTCTCTCTTCCTGTGTTGAGCAACACAGCTGCCCTCACAGGAAGTGTCTGCAACTTGTCCCGGGTCTCTGCTCCAGCCCTCAGTTCAGCATGGCTATTGCCAGCAGGCTCCAGCACCTCTTTCCAGCCACTCATGGGTAGTGCCTACCTTTACCAACATTCCAGCACAACTATGTTATCTGGAGTCACTGGCCAGAGCCAGCTCTCCACTTCAGCTGCTTCCTATCCAGGTGTTTCTGAGTGCGACATCACACGAAGCACTGAGGAGAAGTCTTCTTCACTTGGAGACTTCACCGTGACAGTCATTGACCAAGACACAGCTGTTTCCTCCATGTCTATGACAGCCCAGTATGACAAAACGTCAGAAGTCACTAGCATGGTCCCTCTATATCCATCTCTTTCCGCCAACCTTGTTCAGGGAACACCATCTCAGATTCCAAATCAGGGACACAGCCTGTCACTTCCCCACCAGGAAAGAGGCCAGGTATATTACTGTCACCAAGGCACACTGGGGCCTTTACTATCTGGAGAGCTTGGCCCCTGCCTGCAGTCCTATGGCTCTGTGTCGCACGCAGGAGGCAGGACCTCTGCCCAGCCGGAAATGGTCATGGTACTAAAGGAGATTCAGCCCACAAATATCCTACCACCAGCTTCCACCTCTGGTATCTACTACTCTGTGTCTGCTCAGCCCATCACAGAAACAGGTTTTCAAG TGATGGAGACATCCCTGGGgatggaaaattccctggaatcGCAACCTCCAAGCCAGACATTTTGTCTGTCAGAAACTTCAGAATTCCCTAGGTCCTGCATTAGCAGAAATATCCAGATACTTGAGAGTAATCCACCACTTGAACTTGGGGACATTTCAATGATAACTCCAGTCCAGAGTGCCAGTAATCTCCTGGCACTGCCTCCAGTTCCAAGCCAGGAACAAACAGAGAATAAGAATTTGGATGATATTAAAACTAAGTTTTCAAAGCCTCTGGATGCTTACCAGATTCCAATAGAAAACCAAGATCCTCCGCTAGTGCCTTTAGAAATCTCTGATATTCACGAGCTCCTGGCCAGCATTGATCCCCTCAGCCAAGAGGAGCAACTTGTTTCTGAAAATGAGAATCTGGGAAAGAACAGCCTGAGTTTTGAGGACTTAGGGACACTTGAAAATAGGTTTGACTCTAGCAGTGGCTTTGCAGACATTGCTACACTGGTAGAGGATATTCACCTTCCCCAGTTCTTTCATTCTTTGAAAGACCTTGATCAATCCGAACCTCCAAAGTTGATCAAAGCCAAAGATACCAGCACTGTTAAGGTAAATCAGGTGCAGGAAAAGCCAAATGTCATAAAGGCGCCCTCTGATCAACCCAGGAAGAACAAACATAAAGCCTCTGAGTCTGTCAGTGATGCTCCCAAGGCCAAAATCCAGCCAAAGAACCCAGAGTGCCTGTTAAGGGAAGAAGTGATTACATGCAATGCTGCAGTCGGTGACAAGGCTCCTGTGAACACAGTCAAACAGCCGAACAGCAAAGCTCAGAAAGCGGCATCCAGGAAGATCAACAAAGCTAAGAGCCATGGGCAGGAAAAGACCAAGAGAACCAGAGAAAACAAGAAGGCTGAAGAGAAAAAGCCATCAGGGAACAAAGTCAAGGCAGAGGAGAAGCCAAGCATTCCCAAGATGAAGCGGAAGAAAAACCAACCTGACTTTAgccaagagaattttaaaaagcctcGAAGCTGCCTAGGCATGCACATGCTGGAGTCTGTGCAGGTTTTTCATGCACTGGGGAAGAAGAGTGATAAGAAAACTGGGCTCAATTCCTCTCGGGTCCTGGGAAATTCAAGCAACCCTAAAGACCCCCAGCCATCCCCTGCTATCAGGTCATGGCTCAATACCCCATGTGAGGGTAAAGGTCCTAACAAAACTCAAGTCAAAGCCCAGAAACCAGATGACAGTGCTGGAAAAGAGTGTCTATCTCCAGCGCGGTATGAGCTGCCTCCTCCTGGGAAGGTCAAGTTAGTACCTTTGCCTTTCCCTACCTTGGACAAGCCTCAGGCTCGACCTGTTCCTCGGAGGCCACAGTCTGTGGCCTCACATCGGCCTGCTGTGGCTTATTCTGCCTGGCCTGGTTCTACTAACTCAGCCCAACCTGCTGCAGCCAATGCATCCCGGCCAGCTCCTGCATCTTTGCCAGGTCCTGCCAAACCAGCTCAGACAACTGTGACCAATCCAACCCGACCGGGTTTGACCAAACCTACCTGTCCTGGTGTCCCTCAGTCTGCTGCTCCTCGGCCTGTACCCTACAAAACTTCATCTTGCACTTCTCTCCAGCGGGAGTCTGTTCCCCCTCCTGTGACCAAGCGCCAGTCCCCACCCAAGCCTCAAACCCAATTTCTACTCCAAGACTTCTGCTTCCAACCAATTCCTTGGAGGAAACCCAATGTGCCTGAGCCAGTAATGTCAAAGCCCATCACAAAAGAGCAGCGGCCGGAGCGGGAGGCCATGAAGAGGCAGGCTCAACTACAGCGTGAGAATGCTGCTAAATACACTTCTTTGGGGAAAGTGCAATATTTCATTGAGAgggaaaaagagatggaaattgCTCGGTACTATGGGTATGCCATGTAA